A region of Methyloversatilis discipulorum DNA encodes the following proteins:
- a CDS encoding tyrosine-type recombinase/integrase: MSGLTQRDGIWHINKVIDGERIYKSTGTGSLEEAEQILIHLLDQRRQQKLFGVRQVKTWRDAATRYLLENQDMPSIGLTATYLEQLDPFIGELPVTHIDDDALEPFRQWMREGGKMASGKTKKPSSPRTINIALQRVVRILHLCARTWRDNNKRPWIDVVPAITMETERGRSREPYPMDWDEQRLLFAELPDYLERMALFNVNSGAREQEVCKLRWDWEVKVPELQTSVFIVPPEFGGRTEQSGVKNREYRVLVLNDVARGVIDGQRGLDDEWVFPYGDEGGPMHRMNATAWRSARNRAAEAWQAEFGKPARQGFKKLRVHDLKHTFGRRLRAAGVPKEDRQALLGHKSDSVTTHYSAAELDGLIAQANKVSTANRTTPTLTILRTAAA; this comes from the coding sequence ATGTCGGGCCTCACGCAAAGGGACGGCATCTGGCACATCAACAAGGTCATCGACGGAGAACGGATTTACAAGAGCACTGGAACTGGTTCGCTCGAAGAAGCCGAGCAGATCCTGATTCACCTGCTGGACCAGCGCCGGCAGCAGAAGCTTTTCGGCGTCCGGCAGGTGAAGACCTGGCGCGATGCCGCGACGCGGTATCTGCTGGAGAATCAGGACATGCCGTCAATCGGGCTCACCGCCACGTACCTGGAGCAGCTGGACCCCTTCATCGGCGAACTGCCGGTGACGCACATCGACGACGACGCACTGGAGCCGTTCCGCCAGTGGATGCGCGAGGGCGGCAAGATGGCCAGCGGCAAGACGAAGAAGCCATCGTCACCGCGCACCATCAACATCGCCCTGCAGCGCGTCGTGCGCATCCTGCATCTGTGCGCACGCACCTGGCGCGACAACAACAAGCGCCCGTGGATCGATGTCGTGCCGGCGATCACGATGGAAACCGAGCGCGGCCGATCGCGCGAGCCGTACCCGATGGACTGGGACGAACAGCGCCTGCTGTTCGCCGAGCTGCCGGACTACCTCGAACGGATGGCGCTGTTCAACGTCAATTCGGGGGCGCGCGAGCAGGAGGTGTGCAAGCTGCGCTGGGACTGGGAAGTGAAGGTGCCCGAGCTGCAGACCAGCGTGTTCATCGTGCCGCCGGAGTTCGGCGGCCGAACGGAGCAGTCCGGCGTCAAGAACCGGGAATACCGGGTGCTGGTGCTGAACGACGTGGCACGCGGCGTGATCGATGGGCAGCGCGGCCTGGACGACGAATGGGTGTTCCCATACGGCGACGAGGGCGGACCGATGCACCGCATGAACGCCACAGCCTGGCGAAGCGCCCGCAACAGGGCCGCCGAAGCCTGGCAGGCCGAGTTCGGCAAACCCGCGCGGCAGGGCTTCAAGAAGCTGCGCGTGCATGACCTGAAGCACACCTTCGGCCGCAGGCTGCGTGCAGCGGGCGTGCCGAAGGAAGATCGTCAGGCGCTGCTGGGCCACAAGTCCGACAGCGTGACCACGCACTACTCGGCCGCCGAACTCGACGGCCTGATAGCGCAGGCGAATAAGGTATCGACCGCGAACCGGACGACGCCGACGCTGACGATCCTGCGAACTGCCGCGGCGTGA
- a CDS encoding DUF5131 family protein, whose translation MSDKTGIEWTDATWNPVTGCAKVSQGCKHCYAEREWPRMTKLVPAYSGRDFTDVLTHGDRLAQPIRWAKRRMIFVNSMSDLFHPAVPDDFIDSVFGVMWACLYGRNEHDGHIFQVLTKRADRMRDYFRTDRREAWARSAVHHGGGIDPDGIWDQTMNYDGPHPRIWLGVSIEDQSAADERIPLLLDTPAAVRWISAEPMLGPIDLTAITVPRKVGVDVFDSLYYDGAPDDDVDGGTSTLDWVICGGESGPHARPMHPHWARDLRDQCAAAGVPFLFKQWGEFGPTPDDWRLSNGGVAFPEGSIFAGMPSRQIHCNFDDYATSSDTTAEQMLRVGKKAAGRLLDGRTHDEFPETRS comes from the coding sequence ATGTCTGACAAGACCGGAATCGAATGGACCGACGCAACCTGGAACCCTGTTACCGGGTGCGCGAAGGTCAGCCAGGGGTGCAAGCACTGCTACGCCGAACGTGAATGGCCGCGCATGACCAAGCTGGTGCCGGCCTATTCAGGCCGCGACTTCACCGACGTTCTGACGCACGGCGACCGGCTCGCCCAGCCTATCCGCTGGGCGAAACGCCGGATGATCTTCGTCAATAGCATGTCCGACCTGTTCCACCCGGCGGTGCCCGATGACTTCATCGACAGCGTGTTCGGCGTCATGTGGGCGTGCCTGTACGGCCGCAACGAACATGATGGCCATATTTTCCAGGTGCTGACGAAGCGTGCCGACCGCATGCGCGACTACTTCAGGACCGACCGGCGCGAAGCATGGGCGCGGTCAGCCGTGCATCACGGCGGCGGCATCGACCCCGATGGCATTTGGGATCAGACGATGAATTACGATGGGCCGCACCCGCGCATTTGGCTCGGCGTCAGTATCGAGGATCAGTCCGCGGCCGACGAGCGGATTCCGCTGCTGCTCGATACGCCGGCCGCCGTGCGCTGGATCAGCGCCGAGCCGATGCTGGGGCCGATTGACCTGACAGCGATTACGGTGCCGCGGAAGGTCGGCGTCGATGTGTTCGACTCGCTCTACTACGACGGCGCCCCTGACGATGACGTCGACGGCGGTACGTCCACGCTGGACTGGGTCATCTGCGGCGGCGAGAGCGGCCCGCACGCGCGGCCGATGCATCCGCACTGGGCTCGCGACTTGCGCGACCAGTGTGCGGCAGCCGGCGTGCCGTTCCTGTTCAAGCAGTGGGGCGAGTTCGGTCCGACACCGGACGATTGGCGGCTCAGTAACGGCGGCGTCGCGTTCCCAGAGGGCAGCATCTTCGCCGGCATGCCGTCGCGGCAGATTCACTGCAACTTCGACGACTACGCCACATCAAGCGACACCACGGCCGAACAGATGCTTCGCGTCGGCAAGAAGGCCGCCGGCCGCCTGCTCGACGGCCGGACACACGACGAGTTTCCGGAGACGCGATCTTGA
- a CDS encoding dATP/dGTP diphosphohydrolase domain-containing protein, which translates to MSKDSIIKAQAEELQSRLDQLGFTKPTNPKDAIGTNKLPLHLWPTTATALGCVAFAEGMLKYGRTNWRDAGVRASIYVDAAKRHLDAWFEGEEVAPDSGVPHLANALACIAIIVDAKAAGKLHDDRAYNGSGYRALVEQLTPIVAQLREQHAGKTPRHYTIADGAPDGAA; encoded by the coding sequence ATGAGCAAAGATTCGATCATCAAGGCGCAGGCGGAAGAGTTGCAGAGCCGCCTGGACCAACTCGGTTTCACGAAACCGACCAATCCCAAGGACGCGATCGGCACCAACAAGCTCCCGCTGCACCTGTGGCCGACCACCGCCACTGCGCTGGGCTGCGTCGCCTTCGCGGAAGGCATGCTGAAGTACGGCCGCACGAACTGGCGCGACGCCGGGGTGCGCGCATCGATCTACGTCGACGCGGCGAAGCGGCACCTCGACGCCTGGTTCGAGGGTGAAGAGGTGGCGCCAGACAGCGGCGTGCCGCACTTGGCCAACGCCCTCGCCTGCATCGCGATCATCGTTGACGCCAAGGCTGCCGGGAAGCTGCACGACGACCGTGCCTACAACGGGTCTGGCTATCGCGCGCTGGTGGAGCAGCTGACACCCATCGTCGCCCAGCTGCGCGAACAGCACGCCGGCAAGACGCCTCGGCACTACACCATCGCCGACGGCGCGCCGGACGGTGCGGCATGA
- a CDS encoding integration host factor subunit alpha, whose protein sequence is MTTLTKAELAEMLFEQVGLNKREAKDMVEAFFDEIRDALESGDGVKLSGFGNFQLRDKPQRPGRNPKTGEEIPITARRVVTFHASQKLKSAVEGIAYDGNDE, encoded by the coding sequence ATGACCACACTGACCAAGGCCGAACTGGCGGAGATGCTGTTCGAACAGGTAGGGCTGAACAAGCGCGAAGCCAAAGATATGGTCGAAGCATTTTTTGACGAGATTCGCGACGCGCTCGAAAGCGGCGACGGCGTGAAGCTGTCGGGCTTCGGTAATTTCCAGCTGCGCGACAAGCCGCAGCGGCCCGGCCGCAACCCGAAAACCGGCGAAGAGATTCCGATCACGGCGCGTCGCGTCGTTACCTTTCATGCCAGTCAGAAACTGAAGTCGGCAGTCGAGGGCATCGCCTACGATGGAAACGACGAATAA
- a CDS encoding N-6 DNA methylase — MNAATHRKDLMKALRANAHRHDLWSVWSDFVAMAAIALSNTVDLRQRDEREAEYLRIVGRYRADEVERFAHALGALQLCFHTGGHDDVLGSVFMELELGNKWAGQFFTPYHLCQAMAAMTLQDARQRIDRDGFITVLDPATGGGAMLIAAAEYLAQQDIAVPLSMHATAQDIDAKAARMTYVQLSLLGVPAVVVTGNTLTLEERERWYTPAHVMFGWSQRLSRRHQPDEEHPIPITTEPEAAREPVQFGLFEEQCAA; from the coding sequence ATGAACGCCGCCACCCACCGCAAAGACCTGATGAAGGCCCTGCGCGCCAACGCGCACCGGCACGACCTGTGGTCCGTCTGGTCCGACTTCGTCGCCATGGCAGCCATCGCCCTGAGCAACACGGTCGACCTGCGCCAGCGCGACGAGCGCGAAGCGGAATACCTGCGCATCGTCGGCCGGTACCGGGCTGACGAAGTCGAGCGCTTCGCGCACGCGTTGGGCGCGCTGCAACTCTGTTTCCACACCGGCGGCCACGACGACGTGCTGGGCAGCGTGTTCATGGAACTGGAGCTGGGCAACAAGTGGGCCGGCCAGTTCTTCACGCCCTACCACCTGTGCCAGGCGATGGCCGCGATGACGCTGCAGGACGCGCGCCAGCGCATCGACCGCGACGGCTTCATCACCGTGCTCGACCCGGCCACCGGCGGCGGCGCCATGCTCATCGCCGCGGCCGAATACCTCGCGCAGCAGGACATCGCCGTGCCGCTGAGCATGCACGCCACCGCGCAAGACATCGACGCCAAGGCCGCCCGCATGACCTACGTGCAGCTGTCGCTGCTGGGCGTGCCTGCCGTGGTCGTCACCGGCAACACCCTGACGCTGGAAGAGCGCGAGCGCTGGTACACGCCGGCGCACGTGATGTTCGGCTGGTCGCAGCGGCTGAGCCGGCGCCATCAGCCCGATGAAGAGCACCCCATACCCATCACCACCGAACCCGAGGCCGCGCGCGAGCCCGTGCAGTTCGGTCTGTTCGAGGAGCAATGCGCAGCATGA
- a CDS encoding MerR family transcriptional regulator, with protein METTNKESQALPAIPAKRYFTIGEVSELCGVKPHVLRYWEQEFTQLKPVKRRGNRRYYQHHEVLLVRRIRQLLYEEGFTISGARNRLDDSDPRAAAAEAAPTGGIDVAALRSELEALRDLLS; from the coding sequence ATGGAAACGACGAATAAGGAATCGCAGGCGCTGCCTGCAATTCCTGCCAAGCGCTATTTCACGATCGGCGAAGTCAGCGAACTGTGCGGCGTGAAGCCGCACGTGCTGCGCTACTGGGAACAGGAATTCACCCAGCTCAAGCCGGTGAAGCGGCGCGGCAACCGGCGCTACTACCAGCACCACGAAGTGCTGCTGGTGCGTCGCATCCGCCAGTTGCTGTACGAGGAAGGCTTCACCATCAGCGGGGCGCGCAACCGGCTCGACGATTCCGATCCGCGTGCGGCGGCAGCCGAAGCGGCACCGACTGGCGGAATCGACGTCGCCGCGCTGCGCAGCGAACTCGAAGCGCTGCGCGATCTGTTGAGCTGA
- a CDS encoding DNA cytosine methyltransferase — protein MNPQHRLLFDDELIVDLFAGGGGLSTACEQALGRSPDIAINHNDDALSMHRANHPQTRHFVADVFEVCPRGATQGRPVGYLHLSPDCTHHSQAAGGQPRDERIRALTWIGCRWGGQKRPRIITLENVRQILKWGPLVAKRDKATGRVLKRCGTVAEPGEHVARRDQFLVPDQKREGTTWRAFVRSLQAMGYVVEWRILCAADYGAGTTRERLFMVARCDGKPIVWPEPTHFKKPARGQKRWVSAAECIDWSIPCPSIFERAKPLAPATMRRIARGIQRFVLDSADPFIVPITHHGSDRVHDIHDPLRTITTAHRGEFAVCAPSLVQVAHGEGKPGGVQRWGSGVRSALDPLGTATASGGGGYALMAASLVQTGYGEREGQAPRSLDITEPLGTIVGTGKHAAACAYLMQANGGFNETPGHDPRRPVSTITNSGSQQQVVAAHLAQLSQHCDGRDAAEPLRTIMAGGEHHAAVTCTLSPEHEAGALRVAAFLMQYYSEGGQWGGMRDPMNTVTTRDRLALVTVVLKGTPYLIVDIGLRMLTPRELYRAQGFPPDYQIEVGHDGRRFPKSAQVRMVGNSVSPHPAAALIAANCGDLRIEPLRRTA, from the coding sequence ATGAACCCCCAGCACCGCCTGCTGTTCGATGACGAACTGATCGTGGATCTGTTCGCCGGTGGTGGCGGCCTGAGCACCGCCTGCGAACAGGCGCTCGGCCGCTCGCCCGACATCGCGATCAACCACAACGACGACGCGCTGAGCATGCACCGCGCGAACCATCCGCAGACCCGGCACTTCGTCGCGGACGTGTTCGAGGTGTGCCCGCGTGGCGCCACGCAGGGCCGGCCGGTCGGTTACCTGCACCTTTCGCCTGACTGCACGCACCACAGCCAGGCGGCCGGCGGCCAGCCGCGTGACGAACGCATCCGCGCGCTGACGTGGATCGGCTGCCGCTGGGGCGGGCAAAAGCGCCCGCGCATCATCACGCTGGAGAACGTGCGGCAGATCCTGAAGTGGGGGCCGTTGGTCGCGAAGCGCGACAAGGCCACCGGCCGCGTGCTGAAGCGCTGCGGCACCGTCGCCGAGCCCGGCGAGCACGTCGCGCGCCGCGACCAGTTTCTGGTGCCGGACCAGAAGCGCGAGGGCACCACATGGCGCGCCTTCGTGCGCAGCCTGCAGGCCATGGGCTACGTGGTGGAGTGGCGCATCCTGTGCGCGGCCGACTACGGCGCCGGCACCACGCGCGAGCGGCTGTTCATGGTCGCCCGCTGCGACGGCAAGCCCATCGTCTGGCCCGAGCCGACGCACTTCAAGAAGCCGGCGCGCGGGCAGAAGCGCTGGGTGTCGGCGGCAGAGTGCATTGACTGGTCGATACCGTGCCCGAGCATCTTCGAACGCGCCAAACCGCTGGCGCCCGCCACGATGCGCCGCATCGCCCGCGGCATACAGCGCTTCGTGCTGGACAGCGCGGACCCCTTCATCGTGCCCATCACCCACCACGGCAGCGACCGCGTGCACGACATCCACGACCCGCTGCGCACGATCACTACGGCGCACCGCGGCGAGTTCGCGGTGTGCGCGCCCTCGCTGGTCCAGGTCGCCCACGGTGAGGGCAAGCCGGGCGGCGTGCAGCGCTGGGGCAGCGGCGTGCGCAGCGCACTCGACCCACTGGGCACCGCTACCGCATCCGGCGGGGGCGGGTATGCCCTCATGGCTGCCAGCCTGGTGCAGACCGGCTACGGCGAGCGCGAGGGCCAGGCGCCGCGCAGCCTCGACATCACCGAACCGCTGGGCACCATCGTCGGCACCGGCAAGCACGCTGCCGCCTGCGCCTACCTGATGCAGGCCAACGGCGGATTCAACGAAACGCCCGGGCACGACCCGCGCCGGCCGGTCAGCACCATCACCAACAGCGGCAGCCAGCAGCAGGTGGTCGCCGCCCACCTCGCCCAGCTGAGCCAGCACTGCGACGGACGCGATGCCGCCGAGCCGCTGCGCACCATCATGGCCGGCGGTGAGCATCACGCCGCCGTCACCTGCACGCTGAGCCCCGAGCACGAAGCCGGCGCGCTGCGCGTGGCCGCGTTCCTGATGCAGTACTACAGCGAAGGCGGACAGTGGGGAGGTATGCGCGACCCCATGAACACCGTCACCACGCGCGACCGCCTCGCGCTGGTCACCGTGGTGCTGAAGGGCACGCCCTACCTGATCGTCGATATCGGCCTGCGCATGCTCACGCCGCGCGAGCTTTACCGCGCCCAGGGCTTCCCGCCCGACTACCAGATCGAGGTCGGCCACGACGGCCGCCGATTCCCCAAATCCGCGCAGGTCCGCATGGTCGGCAACAGCGTCAGCCCGCACCCGGCCGCCGCCCTGATCGCCGCCAACTGCGGCGACCTGCGCATCGAACCGTTGAGGAGAACTGCATGA